From Oryza sativa Japonica Group chromosome 4, ASM3414082v1, one genomic window encodes:
- the LOC4336498 gene encoding LIM domain-containing protein PLIM2b-like, with protein MLAPVPLPSPGAPRWSGFVYINSLLAPRKEREQRGGGRACVVDRRQSSLATMSFTGTQDKCTACDKTVHFIDLLTADGVPYHKTCFKCSHCKGILSMCSYSSMDGVLYCKTHFEQLFKETGSFSKKFAPGCRSTDKELARAPSKICSAFSGTQDKCAACQKTVYPLEKLTLEGESYHKSCFKCSHGGCILTTSSYAALNGVLYCKIHFGQLFMEKGSYNHMKKKSESQEVLPEVVPEEQPAPPPPDENREDN; from the exons ATGCTCGCTCCCGTTCCTTTGCCATCCCCGGGAGCCCCCCGTTGGAGCGGTTTCGTCTATATCAACTCGCTCCTCGCGCCCCGGAAGGAGAGGGAACAGCGAGGGGGCGGGCGTGCGTGCGTCGTCGATCGTCGACAGTCGTCTCTTGCCACCATGTCTTTCACCGGCACGCAGGACAAGTGCACGGCGTGCGACAAGACCGTCCACTTCATCGACCTCCTCACCGCCGACGGCGTCCCGTACCACAAGACCTGCTTCAAGTGCAGCCACTGCAAAGGGATTCTCTCG ATGTGCAGCTACTCGTCCATGGACGGCGTCCTCTACTGCAAGACCCACTTTGAGCAGCTCTTCAAGGAGACGGGGAGCTTCTCCAAGAAGTTCGCGCCAG GTTGCAGATCTACAGACAAGGAACTG GCAAGGGCCCCAAGCAAGATATGTTCAGCGTTTTCTGGAACTCAGGATAAGTGTGCAGCCTGCCAGAAAACAGTGTACCCACTAGAAAAG CTAACTTTGGAAGGTGAGTCATACCACAAGAGCTGCTTCAAGTGCTCTCATGGAGGCTGCATCCTGACCACCTCCTCCTACGCGGCGCTCAACGGGGTGTTGTACTGCAAGATACACTTCGGGCAGCTGTTCATGGAGAAAGGGAGCTACAATCACATGAAGAAGAAGAGCGAGTCCCAGGAGGTGTTGCCGGAAGTGGTGCCCGAAGAGcaaccggcgccgccgccgccagacgAAAATAGAGAGGACAACTAG
- the LOC4336497 gene encoding salutaridine reductase isoform X2, translating into MEGATSSLPSQSARVAVVTGGNKEIGLEVCRQLAADGITVVLTARDETRGVEAAERLRGMGLSSVVFHQLEVTDSSSVARLADFLKTRFGKLDILVNNAAVGGMEYAQGVDNNEEQFVGMDVLQRLQWMRKQGRETYDTAKNGVQTNYYGAKHVIQGLLPLLLSSSEGKIVNVSSALGLLRFLGNEDLRKELDDIDNLTEERLDEVLASFLKDFEAGELEAHGWPMGSAAYKVAKVAMNAYTRISARKHPALRINCAHPGYVKTDLTINSGFLTPEEGARNVVTVALLPDGGPTGAFFDEGKEASFV; encoded by the exons ATGGAAGGAGCCACCTCCAGCCTCCCGAGCCAAAG CGCCAGGGTTGCTGTGGTCACCGGCGGCAACAAAGAGATCGGGCTGGAGGTGTGCCGGCAGCTGGCCGCCGACGGCATCACGGTTGTTCTGACGGCCAGGGACGAGACGAGGGGCGTAGAGGCCGCCGAGAGGCTCAGAGGGATGGGCCTCTCCAGCGTCGTCTTCCATCAGCTGGAGGTCACGGACAGCTCCAGCGTTGCTCGGTTGGCTGATTTCTTGAAGACTCGTTTTGGCAAGCTAGACATACTG GTGAATAATGCCGCGGTTGGCGGGATGGAGTACGCCCAAGGAGTAGATAACAACGAGGAACAG TTCGTTGGCATGGATGTGCTTCAGAGACTTCAATGGATGCGTAAACAGGGACGGGAGACGTACGACACTGCAAAGAACGGCGTGCAGACGAACTACTATGGCGCGAAGCATGTAATCCAAGGCTTACTGCCTCTGCTGCTGTCCTCCTCCGAGGGGAAGATTGTTAATGTCTCGTCCGCCTTAGGACTGCTAAGA TTCCTCGGCAACGAGGATCTGAGGAAGGAGCTGGACGACATTGACAACCTCACCGAGGAACGGCTGGACGAGGTGCTGGCCAGCTTCCTGAAAGACTTCGAGGCCGGCGAGCTGGAGGCGCACGGATGGCCGATGGGGTCGGCGGCGTACAAGGTGGCCAAGGTGGCCATGAACGCGTACACGAGGATCTCGGCGAGGAAGCACCCAGCGCTGCGCATCAACTGCGCGCACCCAGGCTACGTCAAGACGGACCTGACCATCAACTCGGGGTTCCTGACGCCCGAGGAGGGCGCGAGGAACGTCGTGACGGTGGCCCTGCTGCCGGACGGCGGGCCAACCGGCGCGTTCTTCGACGAGGGCAAGGAGGCGTCGTTCGTGTGA
- the LOC4336494 gene encoding salutaridine reductase — protein MERDITSLPTKRVAVVTGGNKGIGLEVCRQLAADGITVVLTARDETRGVEAAEKLSGMGLSSVVFHQLEVTDSSSVARLADFLKTRFGKLDILVNNAAVGGMEYVQGVDTNKEQFVSMDKKQRLAWLNKQGRETYDAAKNGVQTNYYGTKIVIQALLPLLLQSSGEGRIVNVSSDFGLLRVVNNEDLRKELDDVDNLTEERLDEVLDSFLKDFEAGALEAHGWPTAFAAYKTAKVAMNAYTRILARRHPELRVNCAHPGYVKTDMTIDSGFLTPEEGGRNVVTVALLPDGGPTGAFFAEGKEASFLG, from the exons ATGGAACGAGACATCACCAGCCTCCCGACTAAAAG GGTTGCTGTGGTCACCGGCGGCAACAAAGGGATCGGACTGGAGGTGTGCCGGCAGCTGGCTGCCGACGGCATCACGGTGGTTCTGACGGCCAGGGACGAGACGAGGGGCGTGGAGGCCGCCGAGAAGCTCAGTGGGATGGGCCTCTCCAGTGTCGTCTTCCATCAGCTGGAGGTCACGGACAGTTCTAGCGTTGCTCGGTTGGCTGATTTCTTGAAGACTCGTTTTGGCAAGCTAGATATACTG GTGAATAATGCAGCGGTTGGCGGGATGGAGTACGTCCAAGGAGTGGATACCAACAAGGAACAG TTCGTTAGCATGGacaagaaacaaagacttgCATGGTTGAATAAACAAGGCCGGGAGACGTACGACGCCGCAAAGAACGGCGTGCAGACGAACTACTACGGCACGAAGATTGTAATCCAAGCCTTGCTACCACTGCTCCTGCAATCCTCCGGCGAAGGAAGAATCGTTAACGTCTCCTCCGACTTTGGACTACTAAGA GTCGTCAACAACGAGGATCTGAGGAAGGAGCTGGACGACGTTGATAACCTCACCGAGGAACGGCTGGACGAGGTGCTGGACAGCTTCCTGAAAGACTTCGAGGCCGGCGCGCTGGAGGCGCACGGGTGGCCGACGGCGTTCGCGGCGTACAAGACGGCCAAGGTGGCCATGAACGCGTACACGAGGATCTTGGCGAGGAGGCACCCGGAGCTGCGCGTCAACTGCGCGCACCCGGGCTACGTCAAGACGGACATGACCATCGACTCGGGATTCCTGACGCCCGAGGAGGGCGGGAGGAACGTCGTGACGGTGGCCCTCCTGCCGGATGGCGGCCCGACCGGTGCGTTCTTCGCTGAGGGCAAGGAGGCGTCGTTCCTGGGATGA
- the LOC4336497 gene encoding salutaridine reductase isoform X3: MEGATSSLPSQRVAVVTGGNKEIGLEVCRQLAADGITVVLTARDETRGVEAAERLRGMGLSSVVFHQLEVTDSSSVARLADFLKTRFGKLDILVNNAAVGGMEYAQGVDNNEEQFVGMDVLQRLQWMRKQGRETYDTAKNGVQTNYYGAKHVIQGLLPLLLSSSEGKIVNVSSALGLLRFLGNEDLRKELDDIDNLTEERLDEVLASFLKDFEAGELEAHGWPMGSAAYKVAKVAMNAYTRISARKHPALRINCAHPGYVKTDLTINSGFLTPEEGARNVVTVALLPDGGPTGAFFDEGKEASFV, translated from the exons ATGGAAGGAGCCACCTCCAGCCTCCCGAGCCAAAG GGTTGCTGTGGTCACCGGCGGCAACAAAGAGATCGGGCTGGAGGTGTGCCGGCAGCTGGCCGCCGACGGCATCACGGTTGTTCTGACGGCCAGGGACGAGACGAGGGGCGTAGAGGCCGCCGAGAGGCTCAGAGGGATGGGCCTCTCCAGCGTCGTCTTCCATCAGCTGGAGGTCACGGACAGCTCCAGCGTTGCTCGGTTGGCTGATTTCTTGAAGACTCGTTTTGGCAAGCTAGACATACTG GTGAATAATGCCGCGGTTGGCGGGATGGAGTACGCCCAAGGAGTAGATAACAACGAGGAACAG TTCGTTGGCATGGATGTGCTTCAGAGACTTCAATGGATGCGTAAACAGGGACGGGAGACGTACGACACTGCAAAGAACGGCGTGCAGACGAACTACTATGGCGCGAAGCATGTAATCCAAGGCTTACTGCCTCTGCTGCTGTCCTCCTCCGAGGGGAAGATTGTTAATGTCTCGTCCGCCTTAGGACTGCTAAGA TTCCTCGGCAACGAGGATCTGAGGAAGGAGCTGGACGACATTGACAACCTCACCGAGGAACGGCTGGACGAGGTGCTGGCCAGCTTCCTGAAAGACTTCGAGGCCGGCGAGCTGGAGGCGCACGGATGGCCGATGGGGTCGGCGGCGTACAAGGTGGCCAAGGTGGCCATGAACGCGTACACGAGGATCTCGGCGAGGAAGCACCCAGCGCTGCGCATCAACTGCGCGCACCCAGGCTACGTCAAGACGGACCTGACCATCAACTCGGGGTTCCTGACGCCCGAGGAGGGCGCGAGGAACGTCGTGACGGTGGCCCTGCTGCCGGACGGCGGGCCAACCGGCGCGTTCTTCGACGAGGGCAAGGAGGCGTCGTTCGTGTGA
- the LOC4336495 gene encoding salutaridine reductase isoform X2 yields the protein MEETIFSSTHTRIAVVTGGNKGIGLEVCRQLAGNGATVVLTARDEAKGAAAVEKLHGLGLSSVIFHQLDVTDASSIARLAEFLESRFGRLDILVNNAAVGGIVPVDDPSFGLLPTEEKFSGMDGHQRIEWMWKNCRQTYDAAKAGLKTNYYGTKNVTEALLPLLQSSSDGRIVNVASSFGLLRFFTNEELKRELNDADSLSEERLDELLGMFVRDFEAGAVAERGWPTEFSAYKVAKAAMSAYARILARKRPALRVNCVDPGYVKTDLTRNSGLLTPEEGASRVVAVALLPAGGPTGALFDGGKEASFV from the exons ATGGAAGAAACCATCTTCAGTTCCACGCACACAAG GATTGCTGTAGTCACCGGCGGGAACAAGGGGATCGGGCTGGAGGTGTGCCGGCAGCTGGCCGGCAACGGCGCCACCGTCGTTTTGACAGCCAGGGACGAGGcgaagggcgcggcggccgtcgaGAAGCTCCACGGGCTGGGGCTCTCCAGTGTCATCTTCCACCAGCTGGATGTCACGGACGCTTCCAGCATCGCCAGATTAGCCGAATTCTTGGAGTCCCGCTTTGGGAGGCTGGACATCCTG GTGAATAATGCCGCCGTTGGTGGGATTGTGCCCGTTGACGATCCATCTTTTGGTCTGCTGCCCACTGAAGAAAAG TTCAGCGGCATGGATGGGCATCAGAGAATTGAATGGATGTGGAAGAACTGCCGACAGACGTACGACGCTGCAAAGGCCGGCCTGAAGACGAACTACTATGGCACGAAGAATGTCACTGAAGCACTCCTCCCTCTCCTGCAATCCTCCTCCGATGGAAGAATCGTTAACGTCGCATCAAGCTTCGGGCTGCTAAGA TTCTTCACAAACGAGGAGCTGAAGCGAGAGCTGAACGACGCCGACAGCCTCAGCGAGGAGAGGCTGGACGAGCTGCTGGGCATGTTCGTGAGAGACTTCGAGGCCGGCGCAGTGGCGGAGCGCGGGTGGCCGACGGAGTTCTCGGCGTACAAGGTGGCCAAGGCGGCGATGAGCGCGTACGCGAGGATCCTGGCCAGGAAGCGCCCCGCGCTGCGCGTGAACTGCGTGGACCCAGGGTACGTGAAGACCGACCTGACCAGGAACTCGGGCCTCCTGACGCCCGAGGAAGGCGCGAGcagggtggtggcggtggcgctgctGCCGGCCGGCGGGCCGACGGGCGCGCTGTTCGACGGCGGCAAGGAGGCGTCCTTCGTGTGA
- the LOC4336495 gene encoding (+)-neomenthol dehydrogenase isoform X1 → MEETIFSSTHTSLVADARIAVVTGGNKGIGLEVCRQLAGNGATVVLTARDEAKGAAAVEKLHGLGLSSVIFHQLDVTDASSIARLAEFLESRFGRLDILVNNAAVGGIVPVDDPSFGLLPTEEKFSGMDGHQRIEWMWKNCRQTYDAAKAGLKTNYYGTKNVTEALLPLLQSSSDGRIVNVASSFGLLRFFTNEELKRELNDADSLSEERLDELLGMFVRDFEAGAVAERGWPTEFSAYKVAKAAMSAYARILARKRPALRVNCVDPGYVKTDLTRNSGLLTPEEGASRVVAVALLPAGGPTGALFDGGKEASFV, encoded by the exons ATGGAAGAAACCATCTTCAGTTCCACGCACACAAG TTTGGTTGCCGATGCTAGGATTGCTGTAGTCACCGGCGGGAACAAGGGGATCGGGCTGGAGGTGTGCCGGCAGCTGGCCGGCAACGGCGCCACCGTCGTTTTGACAGCCAGGGACGAGGcgaagggcgcggcggccgtcgaGAAGCTCCACGGGCTGGGGCTCTCCAGTGTCATCTTCCACCAGCTGGATGTCACGGACGCTTCCAGCATCGCCAGATTAGCCGAATTCTTGGAGTCCCGCTTTGGGAGGCTGGACATCCTG GTGAATAATGCCGCCGTTGGTGGGATTGTGCCCGTTGACGATCCATCTTTTGGTCTGCTGCCCACTGAAGAAAAG TTCAGCGGCATGGATGGGCATCAGAGAATTGAATGGATGTGGAAGAACTGCCGACAGACGTACGACGCTGCAAAGGCCGGCCTGAAGACGAACTACTATGGCACGAAGAATGTCACTGAAGCACTCCTCCCTCTCCTGCAATCCTCCTCCGATGGAAGAATCGTTAACGTCGCATCAAGCTTCGGGCTGCTAAGA TTCTTCACAAACGAGGAGCTGAAGCGAGAGCTGAACGACGCCGACAGCCTCAGCGAGGAGAGGCTGGACGAGCTGCTGGGCATGTTCGTGAGAGACTTCGAGGCCGGCGCAGTGGCGGAGCGCGGGTGGCCGACGGAGTTCTCGGCGTACAAGGTGGCCAAGGCGGCGATGAGCGCGTACGCGAGGATCCTGGCCAGGAAGCGCCCCGCGCTGCGCGTGAACTGCGTGGACCCAGGGTACGTGAAGACCGACCTGACCAGGAACTCGGGCCTCCTGACGCCCGAGGAAGGCGCGAGcagggtggtggcggtggcgctgctGCCGGCCGGCGGGCCGACGGGCGCGCTGTTCGACGGCGGCAAGGAGGCGTCCTTCGTGTGA
- the LOC4336497 gene encoding salutaridine reductase isoform X1: MVVVLVTRSALLCHWRTASARVAVVTGGNKEIGLEVCRQLAADGITVVLTARDETRGVEAAERLRGMGLSSVVFHQLEVTDSSSVARLADFLKTRFGKLDILVNNAAVGGMEYAQGVDNNEEQFVGMDVLQRLQWMRKQGRETYDTAKNGVQTNYYGAKHVIQGLLPLLLSSSEGKIVNVSSALGLLRFLGNEDLRKELDDIDNLTEERLDEVLASFLKDFEAGELEAHGWPMGSAAYKVAKVAMNAYTRISARKHPALRINCAHPGYVKTDLTINSGFLTPEEGARNVVTVALLPDGGPTGAFFDEGKEASFV; encoded by the exons atggtagtagtactagtaacaCGATCTGCTCTGCTTTGTCACTGGCGCACTGCCAGCGCCAGGGTTGCTGTGGTCACCGGCGGCAACAAAGAGATCGGGCTGGAGGTGTGCCGGCAGCTGGCCGCCGACGGCATCACGGTTGTTCTGACGGCCAGGGACGAGACGAGGGGCGTAGAGGCCGCCGAGAGGCTCAGAGGGATGGGCCTCTCCAGCGTCGTCTTCCATCAGCTGGAGGTCACGGACAGCTCCAGCGTTGCTCGGTTGGCTGATTTCTTGAAGACTCGTTTTGGCAAGCTAGACATACTG GTGAATAATGCCGCGGTTGGCGGGATGGAGTACGCCCAAGGAGTAGATAACAACGAGGAACAG TTCGTTGGCATGGATGTGCTTCAGAGACTTCAATGGATGCGTAAACAGGGACGGGAGACGTACGACACTGCAAAGAACGGCGTGCAGACGAACTACTATGGCGCGAAGCATGTAATCCAAGGCTTACTGCCTCTGCTGCTGTCCTCCTCCGAGGGGAAGATTGTTAATGTCTCGTCCGCCTTAGGACTGCTAAGA TTCCTCGGCAACGAGGATCTGAGGAAGGAGCTGGACGACATTGACAACCTCACCGAGGAACGGCTGGACGAGGTGCTGGCCAGCTTCCTGAAAGACTTCGAGGCCGGCGAGCTGGAGGCGCACGGATGGCCGATGGGGTCGGCGGCGTACAAGGTGGCCAAGGTGGCCATGAACGCGTACACGAGGATCTCGGCGAGGAAGCACCCAGCGCTGCGCATCAACTGCGCGCACCCAGGCTACGTCAAGACGGACCTGACCATCAACTCGGGGTTCCTGACGCCCGAGGAGGGCGCGAGGAACGTCGTGACGGTGGCCCTGCTGCCGGACGGCGGGCCAACCGGCGCGTTCTTCGACGAGGGCAAGGAGGCGTCGTTCGTGTGA